A single window of Nocardia higoensis DNA harbors:
- a CDS encoding DUF4286 family protein: MTDAKMLVFTNAVEGRDEEFNTWYDTDHLADVLAIPGIESCTRYEIQPVPGRGEPTHRYLAVYELSADPDVVLRGFGERSASGKLPLSPTLDLASMSMQVWRAR, from the coding sequence ATGACCGACGCCAAGATGCTCGTCTTCACCAACGCCGTCGAAGGGCGTGACGAGGAATTCAACACCTGGTACGACACCGACCACCTCGCCGACGTCCTCGCGATTCCCGGCATCGAATCGTGCACTCGCTACGAGATCCAGCCGGTCCCGGGTCGCGGCGAGCCCACCCACCGTTACCTCGCCGTCTACGAACTCAGCGCGGATCCCGATGTCGTCCTGCGTGGTTTCGGGGAACGTTCCGCGAGCGGGAAGCTGCCGCTGAGCCCGACCCTGGATCTCGCATCGATGTCCATGCAGGTGTGGCGAGCGCGCTGA
- a CDS encoding MlaD family protein: MLLTRFVRAQLVIFAVLSVLGLTVMGTVYMKLPQLLGVGSITVYLDLPETGGLYRFGNVTYRGVQVGKVTAVDLTDDGVRATLTLDTDHPIPADLEAMVRSVSAVGEQYVELRPRTDQAPYLDEGAVIPLAHTDVPQPVGPMLDSLSAMVGTVPTDRMYDLLGELSTGLGASGHELDALLASGRTLADALERSGPAARTFVQDAVPLLDAQARSLDAVQVWTRSLAGVTGQLVTDDPQLRAILREGPGLATEATRLFESVELTLPVLLANLTSVGQLAVTYNAGLEQLLVLLPPSISMIQTVQPTKNASGLGLGTFRFGNMSEPAACTVGFLPPTEWRSPHETETLDTPDGLYCKLPQDSDIAVRGVRNTPCAGQPGKYAPTAELCHDAEGFVPLATEQPLLGPYPRDPGLEDQGIAPDTRPIPAESPPGDAPASAPASSPADAPAIGAARYDPATGTYLASDGRVYQQGDLATEPNRPWTEMLPH; encoded by the coding sequence ATGCTGCTCACCCGTTTCGTCCGCGCCCAGCTCGTCATCTTCGCCGTCCTGTCGGTGCTCGGCCTGACCGTCATGGGCACCGTCTACATGAAATTGCCGCAGCTGCTCGGCGTCGGCTCGATCACCGTCTACCTGGACCTGCCCGAGACCGGCGGCCTCTACCGCTTCGGCAATGTCACCTATCGCGGCGTGCAGGTCGGCAAGGTGACCGCCGTCGACCTCACCGACGACGGCGTGCGCGCCACCCTCACCCTCGACACCGACCACCCGATTCCTGCCGACCTGGAAGCCATGGTCCGCAGCGTCTCGGCGGTCGGCGAACAGTACGTCGAACTGCGCCCCCGCACCGATCAGGCGCCCTACCTGGACGAGGGCGCGGTGATCCCGTTGGCGCACACCGATGTCCCGCAGCCGGTGGGCCCCATGCTCGACAGCCTCAGCGCCATGGTCGGCACCGTCCCGACCGACCGCATGTATGACCTGCTCGGCGAACTGTCCACCGGCCTGGGCGCCTCGGGCCACGAACTCGATGCGCTGCTGGCCTCCGGCCGAACCCTCGCCGATGCGCTCGAGCGCTCCGGACCCGCCGCCCGTACCTTCGTCCAGGACGCCGTGCCCTTGCTCGACGCCCAAGCCCGCAGCCTCGACGCCGTGCAGGTGTGGACCCGCAGCCTCGCCGGCGTCACCGGTCAGCTCGTCACCGACGACCCGCAGTTGCGCGCCATCCTGCGCGAGGGCCCCGGCCTCGCGACCGAGGCGACCCGCCTGTTCGAATCCGTCGAACTGACGCTGCCGGTGTTGTTGGCCAACCTCACCAGCGTCGGTCAGCTCGCCGTCACCTACAACGCCGGTCTCGAACAACTGCTCGTCCTGCTCCCGCCCTCGATCTCGATGATCCAGACCGTGCAGCCGACCAAGAACGCCTCCGGTCTCGGCCTGGGCACCTTCCGCTTCGGCAACATGTCCGAGCCGGCCGCCTGCACCGTCGGCTTCCTCCCGCCGACCGAATGGCGTTCCCCGCACGAGACCGAGACCCTCGACACCCCCGACGGCCTCTACTGCAAACTCCCGCAGGACTCGGACATAGCAGTGCGTGGCGTCCGCAACACCCCCTGCGCGGGCCAGCCGGGCAAATACGCCCCGACCGCCGAACTCTGCCACGACGCGGAAGGATTCGTTCCGCTCGCCACCGAACAACCCCTGCTCGGCCCCTATCCTCGCGACCCCGGACTCGAGGACCAGGGCATCGCCCCCGACACCCGTCCGATCCCCGCGGAGAGCCCGCCCGGCGACGCCCCCGCCAGTGCCCCGGCGAGCAGCCCCGCGGACGCCCCGGCGATCGGCGCCGCGCGCTACGACCCGGCGACCGGCACCTACCTGGCCTCCGACGGCCGCGTCTACCAGCAGGGCGACCTCGCCACCGAACCGAACCGCCCCTGGACCGAGATGCTCCCGCACTGA
- a CDS encoding MCE family protein, which yields MKHFPPSRVAVAACLLLTVTGCGTHGVNSVPLPGAEANSSQATIISVEIANVGTLTPNSPVMVDDVVVGSVRTISLDGWHAVVEAAVRPETVIPADAVATVGQTSLLGSTHLALNTPDGEQPTGRLESGARLPLNRASTYPSTEQTLASLSVVVNGGGLGQLGDIVAELNNALDGRGDQVVDLLARLDGFMAVLADQRAEIVASIEALTRLGETFAGQTDTLTRALDILPPTLDLLLAERPALTDALERLRVFSDTATGVVTEVSADLIADLRNLEPTLKAVADVGPLLDAGLAYATVYPYGQQVIDRAVRGDYINLHATVDLTIPRLQRELLQGTPWADPHAVIQAAIGDPGYAQQTSNPLGVGLTPPGTGGR from the coding sequence ATGAAGCACTTCCCGCCCTCCCGGGTCGCCGTCGCGGCCTGCCTGCTGCTGACCGTCACCGGCTGCGGCACGCACGGGGTCAACTCGGTGCCGCTGCCGGGTGCGGAGGCCAACAGCTCGCAGGCGACGATCATCTCCGTCGAGATCGCGAATGTCGGCACCTTGACGCCGAATTCACCGGTCATGGTCGACGACGTGGTGGTCGGTAGCGTCCGCACCATCTCCCTGGACGGCTGGCACGCGGTGGTCGAGGCGGCGGTGCGCCCCGAGACCGTGATCCCGGCCGATGCCGTCGCCACCGTGGGCCAGACCAGCTTGCTCGGCTCCACCCATCTGGCATTGAACACCCCCGACGGCGAACAACCCACCGGCCGGCTGGAATCGGGCGCGCGCCTGCCGCTGAACCGCGCCTCCACCTACCCGTCCACCGAGCAGACCCTGGCCTCCCTGTCGGTCGTCGTCAACGGCGGCGGCCTGGGCCAGTTGGGCGACATCGTCGCCGAACTGAACAATGCCCTCGACGGCCGTGGAGACCAGGTCGTCGACCTGCTCGCCCGCCTGGACGGCTTCATGGCCGTCCTCGCCGACCAGCGCGCCGAGATCGTCGCCTCCATCGAGGCGCTGACCCGGCTGGGGGAGACCTTCGCCGGTCAGACCGACACCCTCACCCGCGCACTGGACATACTCCCGCCCACCCTGGACCTGCTGCTCGCCGAACGCCCCGCCCTCACCGACGCGCTCGAGCGCCTGCGGGTGTTCAGCGACACCGCCACCGGCGTGGTCACCGAGGTCAGCGCGGACCTCATCGCCGACCTGCGCAACCTCGAACCGACGCTGAAGGCCGTCGCCGATGTGGGCCCACTGCTCGACGCCGGCCTGGCCTACGCCACCGTCTACCCCTACGGCCAGCAGGTGATCGACCGCGCCGTGCGCGGCGACTACATCAACCTGCACGCCACCGTCGACCTCACCATCCCGCGCCTGCAACGCGAACTGCTGCAGGGCACCCCGTGGGCCGACCCCCACGCCGTGATCCAAGCCGCCATCGGCGATCCCGGCTACGCCCAGCAGACCTCGAACCCGCTCGGCGTGGGCCTCACCCCGCCGGGAACGGGAGGCCGCTGA